A single Cannabis sativa cultivar Pink pepper isolate KNU-18-1 chromosome 7, ASM2916894v1, whole genome shotgun sequence DNA region contains:
- the LOC133039611 gene encoding protein AGENET DOMAIN (AGD)-CONTAINING P1-like, whose product MAASNMKVGDRVEVYQPGHASTGPYFPATVIRSPAKMKGNVILYYVEYGIRSSSPDHDHPLRETVNADNVRPAPPLLPAEQRVLKTGDDVEFFFRNRWFRGVVESMNEWSMYTVRMHDSTRQMVCRHYNLRLHREWNNIGRGWNPPLPNKVKENKPLEMEKPLMEMEKYYCSNSKLDDDDDDDDDDDDDDDDDDDDDNDDDELITDPFLVPPHEFYQFKCSQKVDAWYNNEWWEGQISKVLPSSFSFNVYFKHTNQHITFKYSYLRPHWIEETASN is encoded by the coding sequence atggcGGCTTCCAATATGAAAGTGGGAGATCGAGTAGAGGTTTACCAACCCGGCCATGCATCGACCGGCCCTTACTTTCCGGCGACTGTTATTCGTTCTCCAGCGAAGATGAAGGGCAATGTTATCCTGTACTACGTTGAGTACGGAATCCGTTCATCGTCTCCTGATCATGATCATCCCCTTAGGGAAACGGTGAATGCAGACAACGTTAGGCCCGCGCCACCATTGTTGCCGGCCGAGCAACGTGTTTTGAAGACAGGCGATGATGTGGAGTTTTTCTTTCGGAACAGGTGGTTCCGTGGTGTTGTTGAGAGTATGAATGAGTGGTCGATGTACACTGTTCGAATGCACGACTCAACTCGACAAATGGTATGTCGACACTATAATTTGAGGCTTCATAGGGAGTGGAATAATATTGGGCGGGGTTGGAACCCACCTCTTCCAAACAAGGTGAAGGAGAATAAGCCATTGGAGATGGAGAAGCCATTAATGGAGATGGAGAAGTACTACTGTTCCAATTCCAaacttgatgatgatgatgatgatgatgatgatgatgatgatgatgatgatgatgatgatgatgatgataatgatgatgatgagctaATTACTGATCCTTTTTTGGTTCCACCACATGAATTCTACCAATTTAAGTGCTCACAGAAAGTTGATGCATGGTACAATAATGAGTGGTGGGAGGGTCAAATTTCAAAGGTTTTACCTTCTTCTTTCAGTTTTAATGTCTACTTCAAACACACCAATCAACACATCACATTCAAATATTCTTATCTCCGCCCTCACTGGATTGAAGAAACTGCTTCCAACTAA